A DNA window from Vidua macroura isolate BioBank_ID:100142 chromosome 28, ASM2450914v1, whole genome shotgun sequence contains the following coding sequences:
- the RHOBTB2 gene encoding rho-related BTB domain-containing protein 2 isoform X4 — translation MDSDMDYERPNVETIKCVVVGDNAVGKTRLICARACNATLTQYQLLATHVPTVWAIDQYRVCQEVLERSRDVVDDVSVSLRLWDTFGDHHKDRRFAYGRSDVVVLCFSIANPNSLHHVKTMWYPEIKHFCPRAPVILVGCQLDLRYADLEAVNRARRPLARPIKPNEILPPEKGREVAKELGIPYYETSVVAQFGVKDVFDNAIRAALISRRHLQFWKSHLRNVQRPLLQAPFLPPKPPPPIIIVPDPPSNNEERPAHLLEDPLCADVILVLQEKIKIYAHKIYLSTSSSKFYDLFLMDLSEEDQQSTAGHGFGAAVTAAAERMLHQEERHHGRDFLLRAASFDICESAEEAGPGQRKPCLRASTSDGILRGNRYENGERGLRRGRNLSSWSRAFTSIQEEMAEDPLTYKSKLMVVVKMDASIQPGPFRAVLKYLYTGELDENERDLMHIAHIAELLEVFDLRMMVANILNNEAFMNQEITKAFHVRRTNRVKECLAKGTFSDVTFVLDDGAISAHKPLLISSCDWMAAMFGGPFVESSTNEVALPHTSKSCMRAVLEYLYTGQFSSSPDLDDMKLIILANRLCLPHLVALTEQYTVTGLMEAAQMMVDIDGDVLVFLELAQFHCAYQLADWCLHHICTNYNNVCRKFPRDMKAMSGENQEYFEKHRWPPVWYLKEEDHYQRAKKEREKEDYLHLKRQPKRRWLFWNASSSPSSSPSSSAATASSSSSSSSSSAVV, via the exons GTGCTGGAGCGCTCCCGGGATGTGGTAGACGATGTCAGCGTGTCCTTGCGCCTCTGGGACACCTTTGGTGACCACCACAAGGACAGGCGCTTTGCCTACGGCAG GTCCGACGTTGTGGTTTTGTGCTTCTCCATCGCCAACCCCAACTCCCTGCACCATGTGAAGACCATGTGGTACCCGGAGATCAAACACTTCTGCCCCCGCGCCCCCGTCATCCTGGTGGGCTGCCAGCTCGACCTGCGCTACGCCGACCTGGAGGCCGTCAACCGGGCACGGCGACCCTTGGCCAG GCCAATTAAACCTAACGAGATCCTTCCCCCGGAGAAGGGCAGGGAGGTCGCCAAGGAGCTGGGGATCCCTTATTACGAGACGAGCGTGGTGGCCCAGTTCGGCGTCAAGGACGTCTTTGACAATGCCATCCGTGCCGCCCTCATCTCCCGCCGCCACCTGCAGTTCTGGAAGTCCCACCTGCGCAACGTGCAGCGGCccctgctccaagcccccttcctgccCCCCAAGCCCCCTCCTCCCATCATCATCGTCCCAGACCCCCCTTCCAACAACGAGGAGCGTCCAGCCCACCTTCTGGAGGACCCCCTGTGCGCGGACGTCATCCTGGTGCTGCAAGAGAAGATCAAAATCTACGCACACAAGATCTAcctctccacctcctcctccaagTTTTACGACCTGTTCCTCATGGACCTGAGCGAGGAGGACCAGCAGAGCACCGCGGGGCACGGCTTCGGGGCGGCCGTCACCGCGGCCGCCGAGCGGATGCTGCACCAGGAGGAGAGGCACCACGGGCGGGATTTCCTCCTGAGGGCCGCCAGCTTCGACATCTGCGAGAGCGCCGAGGAGGCCGGACCCGGCCAACGCAAACCGTGCCTTAGAGCCTCCACCAGTGACGGGATCCTGCGGGGCAACCGCTACGAGAACGGCGAGCGCgggctgcggcggggccggaACCTCTCCTCGTGGAGCCGGGCCTTCACCAGCATCCAGGAGGAGATGGCTGAGGACCCGCTGACCTACAAGTCCAAGCTGATGGTGGTGGTGAAGATGGACGCGTCCATCCAGCCAGGTCCTTTCCGGGCCGTGCTGAAGTACCTGTACACGGGCGAGCTGGACGAGAACGAGCGGGACCTCATGCACATCGCTCACATCGCCGAGCTGCTGGAGGTGTTCGACCTGCGCATGATGGTGGCCAACATCCTCAACAACGAGGCGTTCATGAACCAGGAGATCACCAAAGCCTTCCACGTCCGGAGGACAAACCGGGTGAAGGAATGCCTGGCCAAGGGGACTTTCTCGG ATGTCACCTTCGTGCTGGATGACGGTGCTATCAGTGCCCACAAGCCCCTGCTCATCTCCAGCTGCGACTGGATGGCCGCGATGTTCGGCGGCCCCTTCGTGGAGAGCTCCACCAACGAG GTGGCACTTCCTCACACCAGCAAGAGCTGCATGCGGGCGGTGCTGGAGTACCTGTACACGGGGCAGTTCAGCTCCAGCCCCGACCTGGACGACATGAAGCTCATCATCCTCGCCAACCGCCTCTGCCTGCCGCACCTGGTGGCTCTCACAG AGCAGTACACGGTCACCGGCCTGATGGAGGCGGCGCAGATGATGGTGGACATCGATGGGGACGTGCTCGTGTTCCTGGAGCTGGCTCAG TTCCACTGCGCCTACCAGCTCGCCGACTGGTGCCTGCACCACATCTGCACCAACTACAACAACGTCTGCCGCAAGTTCCCCCGGGACATGAAGGCCATGTCGGGAG AGAACCAGGAGTACTTCGAGAAGCACCGCTGGCCGCCGGTGTGGTACCTGAAGGAGGAGGATCACTACCAGCGGGCGAAGAAGGAGCGGGAGAAGGAAGACTACCTCCACCTCAAACGGCAGCCCAAGAGGCGGTGGCTCTTCTGGAacgcctcctcctccccttcttcctctccttcatCGTCggcagccacagcctcctcttcctcctcctcctcctcctcctcggctGTGGTTTGA
- the LOC128820171 gene encoding tumor necrosis factor receptor superfamily member 10B-like, giving the protein MRRPRQRCLPVLLLVTASVLGASASKGALRRRDLTWRGEDGYYRKSDGVYCQKCPAGTYIAEECKEQNGSGRCEPCRPGEYMEYPNAFQWCQDCSECREDQVKQSPCQPLRNTVCVCKNGTFCPPEHPCEMCQKCQPRCPEGQVELKHCTPNSDLLCGPGTDTWPSYIKAISIITVIGVILVVFCCWKRLCSSPGDGRPSSRRPYKIVSSMFRKLLSCKEVSSEDNTPVERRQPHTPAEIQEMLPNEKPMNEKPMRRLVPAPGQEPSDALRSTFYIFAEKIPMDYWMKFGHSLNLEDNDINMAKSDDGFYNMMRKWQNREGSKASVNTLLETLVRLNLGGVAEDMSSRLLKNGFQYETS; this is encoded by the exons GCGTCTGTTTTGGGAGCCAGTGCTTCCAAAGGAGCACTGAGGAGGAGGGATCTCACCTGGCGAGGGGAAGATGGTTACTACAGGAAAAGCGATGGTGTCTATTGCCAGAAGTGCCCTGCAG GCACCTACATTGCAGAGGAGTGTAAGGAGCAGAACGGCTCTGGCAGGTGTGAGCCCTGCAGACCTGGGGAATACATGGAATATCCAAACGCCTTCCAGTGGTGCCAGGACTGCTCGGAGTGCAGGGAAG ATCAGGTGAAGCAgagtccctgccagcccctcagGAACACGGTGTGTGTCTGCAAGAACGGCACCTTCTGCCCCCCGGAGCACCCCTGCGAGATGTGCCAGAAGTGCCAGCCCAG GTGTCCCGAGGGTCAAGTGGAGCTGAAACACTGCACACCTAACAGTGACCTCCTGTGTGGTCCTGGCACGGACACCTGGCCCTCCT ACATCAAGGCCATCAGCATCATCACAGTGATTGGTGTGATCCTGGTtgtgttctgctgctggaaacGCCTCTGCAGTTCCCCAG GGGATGGGAGACCCTCGAGCAGGAGGCCCTATAAAATAGTG AGCTCCATGTTTAGGAAGCTGCTGTCGTGCAAGGAGGTGAGTTCAGAGGACAACACACCTGTAGAGAGACGTCAGCCTCACACACCAGCAGAGATACAG GAGATGCTGCCAAATGAGAAGCCCATGAATGAGAAACCCATGAGGCGTCTGGTTCCAGCACCAGGGCAGGAACCCAGTGATG cGCTGCGGAGCACCTTTTACATCTTCGCTGAGAAGATCCCCATGGACTACTGGATGAAATTTGGCCACAGCCTGAACCTGGAGGACAACGATATCAACATGGCCAAGTCGGACGATGGCTTCTACAACATGATGCGCAAGTGGCAGAACAGGGAGGGCTCCAAGGCCTCCGTGAACACGCTGCTGGAGACCCTGGTCCGGCTCAACCTCGGCGGGGTGGCAGAGGACATGTCCTCCAGGCTCCTCAAGAATGGTTTTCAGTATGAAACGAGCTGA